A window of the Desulfobacula toluolica Tol2 genome harbors these coding sequences:
- a CDS encoding PAS domain-containing sensor histidine kinase: METKNNIPGNHENATFSLNIAIVGGGRTCRFFLGLIHNDPFPFFDIKILGVCDKNARAEGILLAEKMGIYTTDDLHDLLNIEHLDSVLELTGSRNVLLEIIRLKPKGVGVLEYNISRILRNLLDTNQRLKSTEKKLIAEKTFSNLLIQQSTAAIVIINTDFTIVDVNDAYLNTVKKTKDQVIGAHCHEISHGIKAPCSSAFPGVKCPMLETLRTGKNAHVIHDHPGPDGHKMYCNLTTYPIKNDDGDVIQVIEFWRDITAEFSDRWNKRVKEFKSDIQKMIQEDRMISLGKLAASCAHEINNPIQGILTFCDYMLDILNAGRPEDDDLKKFKDHLSLMSTELERCGSIVSGMLFFARESGLEHKHIDLNEVLNAVLSLTRHKLELGNIKLATDLYPAPLILEGDINQLQQCFLNLIFNANESMLDGGDLVVTSWMDKESENACVEIRDTGYGIPEKLRDNLFDPFFTTKDVGQGTGLGLSIVHGVVKNHKGTIKIKSREGEGSAFTLTFPVISSVDHDPDGG; this comes from the coding sequence ATGGAGACTAAAAACAATATCCCAGGGAATCATGAAAATGCCACGTTCTCACTTAATATCGCCATTGTGGGCGGCGGCCGGACCTGCCGATTTTTCCTTGGACTCATCCATAATGATCCTTTTCCCTTTTTCGATATCAAAATACTGGGGGTGTGCGATAAGAATGCTCGTGCAGAGGGTATCCTGCTTGCCGAAAAAATGGGAATTTATACGACCGATGATCTCCATGATTTGCTGAATATCGAACACCTTGACAGTGTCCTGGAGCTTACGGGTAGCCGGAACGTACTGCTTGAGATCATCCGTTTGAAACCCAAGGGCGTCGGTGTCCTTGAGTACAATATCAGCAGAATACTGCGCAACTTATTGGATACGAACCAGCGGCTGAAATCAACTGAAAAGAAGCTTATTGCCGAAAAAACCTTTTCCAACTTACTGATCCAGCAGAGTACGGCTGCAATTGTCATCATAAACACGGATTTTACCATTGTCGATGTCAACGATGCCTATCTTAATACGGTAAAAAAAACAAAGGACCAAGTTATCGGCGCCCATTGCCATGAAATTTCCCACGGAATAAAGGCCCCTTGTTCAAGTGCTTTTCCCGGGGTGAAATGCCCCATGCTTGAAACGTTAAGAACCGGCAAAAATGCCCATGTGATCCATGATCATCCAGGACCGGACGGTCATAAGATGTACTGCAACCTTACCACCTATCCAATTAAGAATGACGACGGTGATGTCATACAGGTTATCGAGTTCTGGCGGGATATTACGGCTGAGTTCTCAGACCGGTGGAACAAGCGGGTTAAAGAATTCAAATCCGATATCCAGAAAATGATCCAGGAAGACCGGATGATTTCTTTAGGCAAATTAGCGGCAAGCTGTGCCCATGAAATCAACAACCCCATCCAGGGAATTTTAACATTCTGTGATTATATGCTGGATATTTTAAATGCCGGACGCCCAGAGGATGATGACTTAAAAAAATTCAAAGACCATCTGTCGCTCATGTCAACGGAACTGGAGCGTTGCGGGAGTATCGTTTCCGGGATGCTCTTCTTTGCCAGGGAATCCGGCCTGGAACATAAGCATATCGATTTAAACGAAGTTTTAAATGCAGTTCTCTCCCTTACCCGGCATAAGCTGGAACTCGGGAATATCAAACTGGCAACAGATCTGTACCCTGCTCCGCTAATTCTTGAAGGGGATATCAACCAGCTTCAGCAGTGTTTCCTGAACCTGATTTTTAATGCCAATGAATCAATGCTGGACGGTGGGGATCTGGTTGTTACATCCTGGATGGATAAGGAATCGGAAAACGCCTGTGTTGAAATCCGGGACACCGGGTACGGCATTCCGGAAAAGTTAAGGGATAACCTGTTCGATCCTTTTTTTACCACAAAGGATGTCGGCCAGGGTACGGGGCTGGGACTGTCCATTGTGCACGGCGTGGTCAAGAACCATAAGGGGACTATAAAAATCAAAAGCAGGGAGGGAGAAGGCTCTGCATTTACACTGACTTTCCCTGTAATATCTTCGGTTGACCATGATCCTGACGGAGGATAA
- a CDS encoding DUF3786 domain-containing protein — MEPKSKMFEKHYNDYLQRIACLDFNSISRKLGGKIHENQWGKSVKLTFFDKVYDISSKGIKDTSGKRPIYDICIILFRYLLMCPVTLPHDPQWVSFKDLKDAGPLTVYFRDNGEKAIAERFAGNTEKLKQCMAALNGYPTGLDVNYDLAIQIDALPKVPMLLLFNDADEGFPADCSILFERTVESYLDAECIAMLGYQLYVHLKPLILKFLSPF, encoded by the coding sequence ATGGAACCCAAATCCAAAATGTTTGAAAAACATTATAACGACTATCTTCAACGTATTGCATGCCTTGACTTTAATTCCATTTCAAGAAAACTGGGCGGGAAGATTCATGAAAACCAATGGGGCAAATCCGTAAAATTGACTTTTTTTGACAAAGTCTATGACATCTCATCAAAGGGAATCAAAGACACATCAGGGAAAAGACCCATCTATGATATCTGTATTATTTTGTTTCGTTATTTACTGATGTGCCCGGTAACACTGCCCCATGACCCGCAATGGGTCAGTTTCAAAGATCTCAAGGATGCCGGCCCCCTGACCGTCTATTTCCGGGACAATGGAGAAAAGGCCATTGCTGAACGATTTGCCGGGAATACCGAAAAACTAAAACAATGCATGGCCGCATTGAACGGATACCCCACGGGTCTGGACGTCAATTATGACCTGGCCATACAGATTGATGCCCTGCCAAAAGTTCCGATGCTCTTACTGTTCAATGATGCAGATGAAGGATTTCCGGCAGACTGTTCCATTCTTTTTGAACGAACCGTGGAATCCTACCTTGACGCAGAGTGCATTGCTATGCTGGGCTACCAGTTGTATGTTCACTTAAAACCACTGATTCTCAAATTTCTATCGCCTTTTTAA
- a CDS encoding HDOD domain-containing protein — protein sequence MKAQNELQGEETIANAITLNILNSNFKLPPMPANGPKLMALIQQPMDKIDIDSFAKLINSDPGLFSMILQLANSIYFKGIDEIFSLRAAITRVGLQEAINSVNLYFFQRILPKIPEIEGFSTKDYWAFSWACATAARRLGHPNLNMNALPGELYIAGLLHGIGKLILAIHYPVEFSKCIQKAAELEQPLHTIELDEFGTTDTLIASKLMTIWNIPSRICAGVEFYQDPGSAPEKYRDIAALLQSACSIAAMSGIGTNGDGCTMGFESTWIAGQSGLLFSKKGIRDNIVQEILVSLEKKSESITGVIPPKRDVLPDSKIPVDNHKNSSVRTQPKTDNKGLLAWIKSWFI from the coding sequence ATGAAAGCTCAAAATGAACTGCAGGGAGAAGAAACCATTGCAAATGCAATAACATTGAATATTTTAAATTCAAATTTTAAACTTCCTCCCATGCCGGCAAATGGTCCGAAGCTTATGGCTCTAATCCAGCAACCAATGGACAAAATAGATATTGATTCTTTTGCCAAACTCATTAACTCTGATCCGGGACTCTTTTCCATGATTCTTCAATTGGCAAATTCCATTTATTTCAAGGGGATTGATGAAATTTTCAGTTTGCGGGCCGCCATTACCCGTGTCGGGCTTCAAGAAGCGATTAATTCCGTTAATCTTTACTTTTTCCAGCGCATACTTCCAAAAATTCCTGAAATAGAGGGATTTTCAACCAAAGACTATTGGGCGTTTTCCTGGGCCTGTGCCACTGCCGCCAGGCGCCTTGGTCATCCTAATTTGAATATGAATGCCTTGCCGGGCGAACTTTATATTGCCGGATTGCTTCATGGTATTGGAAAATTAATTCTTGCCATCCATTATCCGGTTGAATTTTCAAAATGCATACAAAAAGCGGCTGAATTAGAGCAGCCGCTTCACACTATTGAACTGGATGAATTTGGTACCACAGATACCCTTATTGCATCTAAACTGATGACCATCTGGAATATTCCTTCCCGCATTTGTGCTGGTGTTGAATTTTATCAAGATCCTGGTTCTGCACCGGAAAAGTACAGGGATATTGCAGCATTGCTCCAGTCTGCCTGTTCTATAGCCGCAATGTCCGGTATTGGAACAAATGGTGATGGGTGTACAATGGGATTTGAATCAACTTGGATTGCAGGACAATCAGGATTGCTGTTTTCAAAAAAAGGAATCCGGGACAATATTGTCCAGGAAATATTGGTATCCCTGGAAAAGAAATCAGAGAGTATTACAGGCGTTATCCCCCCAAAAAGAGATGTTTTGCCGGATTCAAAAATACCAGTTGATAACCATAAGAATTCTTCTGTAAGAACACAGCCGAAAACAGATAACAAAGGATTGCTTGCCTGGATAAAGTCATGGTTCATTTGA
- a CDS encoding type IV pilus twitching motility protein PilT produces MKQPEIDYWITCMLETFSNVSDLNITVGKGLQVESSGELTTVPVVPEVTELTPFQAEVFALNLIGGDPRLLEDLVTTGSCDLSYWLGNKARFRVNIFKQKNHLTTILRKLETTIPSIEKLGLPPIFHKMGEEKNGLILVTGATGSGKSTTLAALLNQINEEKSIHVVTLEDPVEFVHPHKKATFNQRELGNDYDSFPTGLRAALRQAPKVILVGEMRDRETMEIGLSAAETGHLVVSTLHTVDAGQTINRILGMFDQEEQPQIRHRLADTIRYIVCQRLLPKIGGGRVAALEILGMNLRINDIILNGESEGKTINDVITNSRAFGMQAFDQHILELFQEGLISEETAFAYCSQRNVLSQEMDILKRKKGEKTSAIEGLSIDWRDDESTEENKTDNADDQA; encoded by the coding sequence ATGAAACAACCTGAAATTGATTATTGGATTACCTGCATGCTGGAGACCTTCAGCAATGTATCCGATCTGAATATTACAGTGGGAAAAGGTCTTCAGGTGGAATCTTCAGGAGAGCTGACAACGGTTCCCGTTGTCCCTGAAGTAACAGAACTCACCCCGTTCCAGGCGGAAGTGTTTGCCTTAAACCTAATTGGAGGCGATCCTCGGCTTCTTGAAGATCTGGTTACCACGGGCTCCTGTGACCTGTCCTACTGGCTGGGTAATAAAGCCAGGTTCAGGGTCAATATTTTCAAACAAAAAAATCATCTGACCACGATCTTAAGAAAACTTGAAACCACCATCCCCAGCATTGAAAAATTAGGACTTCCCCCTATTTTTCATAAAATGGGCGAAGAAAAGAACGGCCTTATACTGGTTACCGGTGCCACAGGTTCAGGAAAATCCACCACACTGGCGGCACTGCTCAACCAGATCAACGAAGAAAAATCCATTCATGTGGTAACCCTTGAAGACCCGGTGGAATTTGTACATCCCCATAAAAAAGCAACCTTTAACCAGAGGGAGTTGGGAAACGATTATGATTCTTTTCCCACTGGACTTAGGGCGGCTCTTCGTCAGGCTCCCAAGGTCATCCTGGTCGGGGAGATGCGGGACAGGGAGACCATGGAAATAGGCCTTTCCGCTGCCGAGACAGGTCACCTGGTGGTTTCCACCCTGCATACGGTTGATGCAGGACAGACCATTAATCGTATCCTTGGCATGTTTGACCAGGAAGAGCAACCCCAGATTCGCCACAGGCTTGCGGACACCATTCGATATATCGTCTGCCAGCGCCTTCTGCCCAAAATCGGCGGAGGACGGGTTGCAGCCCTGGAAATTCTCGGAATGAACCTGAGAATCAATGATATCATCCTGAACGGTGAATCCGAAGGCAAGACCATTAATGATGTCATCACCAATTCCCGGGCATTTGGCATGCAGGCATTTGACCAGCATATCCTGGAGCTGTTCCAGGAGGGCCTGATCTCAGAAGAGACAGCCTTTGCCTATTGTTCCCAAAGAAATGTGCTGTCCCAGGAAATGGACATCTTAAAAAGGAAAAAAGGGGAAAAAACCTCTGCCATTGAAGGACTGTCCATTGACTGGCGGGATGATGAAAGCACTGAAGAAAATAAAACAGACAACGCCGATGACCAGGCTTAA
- a CDS encoding pyridoxamine 5'-phosphate oxidase family protein, whose protein sequence is MVFGKRQAISKLDDVLNTSWRLLHKGVENFKHPFYRPVLSTMNGNKPDVRTVILRGFSEEDRTLICHCDARTPKVSQIQDNPNVSWLFYHPEEWLQLRLSGKAVIHTDDKIAESQWEKVRLTSRINYCAEIPPGSVTEKPTSGLPNFLRDKTSKLFDCPEARKNFAVIVCRFDQMDWLMLKLTGHLRARFHWEKDHIDASWIIP, encoded by the coding sequence ATGGTATTTGGAAAAAGACAAGCCATTTCAAAACTGGACGATGTCCTCAATACAAGCTGGAGACTTTTGCATAAAGGCGTTGAAAACTTCAAGCATCCGTTTTATCGACCAGTCCTTTCCACCATGAATGGTAACAAACCCGATGTGCGAACTGTCATTTTGAGGGGTTTTTCAGAAGAGGACAGGACTTTGATATGTCACTGTGATGCTCGAACTCCCAAGGTTTCACAGATCCAAGATAATCCCAATGTGAGCTGGTTATTTTATCATCCTGAAGAATGGCTGCAACTTCGCCTTTCAGGAAAAGCTGTGATCCATACTGATGATAAAATTGCTGAATCTCAATGGGAAAAGGTGCGCCTGACAAGTCGAATTAATTATTGTGCTGAAATCCCGCCAGGTTCGGTCACGGAGAAACCTACTTCAGGCCTGCCGAATTTTCTTCGTGATAAGACGTCTAAGCTGTTTGACTGTCCTGAAGCCCGTAAAAATTTTGCCGTCATTGTCTGCCGATTCGATCAAATGGACTGGCTGATGCTAAAATTGACGGGTCACCTCCGGGCGAGATTTCACTGGGAGAAAGATCACATTGACGCATCATGGATAATCCCTTGA
- a CDS encoding GIY-YIG nuclease family protein, which yields MKNWQVYLLKCSDNSLYCGVTKDLDNRLSNHNNGTASKYTRSRLPVNIVAVKNDLTKKEAFKLEYQIKKLPAEKKISALKRGNPEK from the coding sequence TTGAAAAATTGGCAGGTCTATTTATTAAAATGTTCTGACAACTCTTTGTACTGCGGCGTGACAAAAGATCTTGATAACAGATTATCAAACCATAATAATGGCACTGCATCAAAATATACAAGGTCCAGGCTTCCGGTAAACATTGTTGCAGTAAAAAATGATCTTACAAAAAAGGAAGCTTTTAAACTTGAATATCAAATCAAAAAACTGCCGGCAGAAAAAAAAATTTCTGCTTTGAAACGTGGAAACCCTGAAAAATGA
- a CDS encoding potassium channel family protein, translated as MNRPKQIITSILLFLTLIILGIVGYMVIEHWRFMDSLYMTIITLATVGYGEVRQVSEKGRIFTILLILLGGGFFLYLISDIIKFLVEGRIRLVLGRYKLDNQIKKLKGHYIVCGYGRIGKLLTRYLIQKYIDVVVIERDHDLVETMNEDGILYLMGEAANENLLIRAGIERAVGIIGVVATDAENVFLVLLAKQLNPKLFVVARATQDLSKKTLLAAGADKVISPYDIGARRMAHAILRPTVIKFLEMAFADDTTDIQIEELLVKPGSKLIGVKLIDSGIRKDMDLIIIAIQNKENRMIFNPKADTKLEQGDIVVVMGCAKSIKQLELALHG; from the coding sequence ATGAATCGACCAAAACAAATCATCACATCCATCCTACTTTTTCTTACACTTATCATCCTAGGGATAGTTGGATATATGGTTATCGAACACTGGCGGTTCATGGATTCTTTATATATGACAATCATCACCCTTGCTACTGTGGGATACGGCGAGGTGAGACAAGTCAGTGAAAAGGGACGCATTTTTACAATTCTGCTTATTCTTCTCGGCGGCGGGTTTTTCCTGTATTTGATCAGTGATATTATTAAATTCCTGGTGGAAGGGCGAATCAGACTTGTACTTGGGAGGTATAAATTGGACAATCAGATCAAAAAACTTAAAGGGCACTACATTGTCTGCGGCTATGGAAGAATCGGCAAGCTGCTGACTCGATATCTTATTCAAAAATACATTGATGTGGTGGTGATAGAACGCGATCATGATCTTGTGGAAACCATGAATGAAGACGGCATCCTGTATCTTATGGGCGAGGCTGCCAATGAGAACCTTTTGATAAGAGCCGGGATTGAAAGAGCTGTGGGAATAATAGGCGTGGTTGCAACAGATGCGGAAAATGTTTTTCTGGTATTGCTTGCCAAGCAGTTAAATCCCAAACTTTTTGTGGTGGCACGGGCAACTCAAGATTTATCCAAAAAAACATTGCTGGCAGCAGGTGCGGACAAGGTCATATCGCCTTATGATATTGGCGCAAGGCGCATGGCCCATGCCATTCTTCGCCCCACGGTAATTAAGTTTCTTGAAATGGCTTTTGCCGATGACACAACCGATATTCAGATTGAAGAACTCTTAGTAAAACCAGGATCAAAACTGATAGGCGTAAAACTTATTGATTCCGGAATACGAAAGGACATGGATCTGATTATAATCGCCATACAAAACAAAGAAAACCGCATGATTTTTAACCCCAAAGCAGACACAAAACTTGAACAAGGAGATATAGTTGTGGTTATGGGGTGCGCAAAAAGCATCAAACAACTTGAGCTTGCCCTGCACGGTTAA
- a CDS encoding DUF3820 family protein yields MTKLIQTDKEAFIALATAKMPFGKYKGLRLVDLPERYLVWFSQKGFPEGKLGEMLRAVYEIKLNGLEYLFR; encoded by the coding sequence ATGACTAAACTTATTCAAACTGATAAAGAAGCATTCATTGCACTTGCAACTGCAAAAATGCCATTTGGCAAATATAAGGGGTTGCGCTTAGTAGATCTTCCGGAACGGTATTTGGTCTGGTTTTCACAAAAAGGTTTCCCAGAAGGAAAACTTGGAGAGATGCTGCGGGCTGTTTATGAAATCAAGCTTAATGGACTTGAATATCTTTTTAGATAA
- a CDS encoding zinc ribbon domain-containing protein, whose amino-acid sequence MISECPNCNQPLRFSDAHKQKLATAIEKLAPGRTLKFGCPKCKKSIELGPDGSAVERKKTPATAQTGTQHPPRTPVAPPEPQDIGWLSSGELNEDQIVNNIPTAMVLMPDDKTKQTVTKSLEEQKYQLYFPKTVDEAVNSMRFRDFAVVVYHSEYEASPLKTQDFHQFMMQLSMSKRRSIYYILIGPEFQTLFDLEALTNSANLVVNTSEAEYLSTILKKGSADYEALFKPYNTLLKKHGKN is encoded by the coding sequence ATGATTTCAGAATGCCCCAATTGCAACCAGCCTCTTCGTTTTTCAGATGCCCACAAACAGAAACTGGCTACAGCCATTGAGAAACTGGCACCCGGACGAACCCTGAAATTTGGATGCCCCAAATGTAAAAAATCTATAGAACTTGGCCCGGACGGATCTGCCGTGGAAAGGAAAAAAACACCTGCCACGGCACAGACCGGCACACAACACCCACCCCGGACTCCTGTTGCCCCACCAGAACCACAGGATATCGGATGGCTTTCCAGCGGAGAATTAAATGAGGATCAGATTGTTAATAATATCCCCACGGCCATGGTTCTTATGCCGGACGACAAAACAAAACAGACCGTAACCAAAAGTCTTGAAGAACAAAAATATCAGCTTTATTTTCCCAAAACAGTGGATGAGGCCGTTAACAGCATGAGATTCCGGGATTTTGCCGTGGTTGTTTACCACAGCGAATATGAGGCATCACCCTTAAAGACACAGGATTTTCATCAATTCATGATGCAGCTGAGCATGTCAAAGCGCAGGTCCATTTATTACATCCTTATAGGACCGGAATTTCAGACGCTCTTTGATCTGGAGGCACTGACCAACAGTGCCAATCTTGTGGTAAATACAAGTGAGGCAGAATATCTTTCCACTATATTGAAAAAGGGCAGCGCAGATTATGAGGCACTCTTCAAACCCTATAACACTCTTTTAAAAAAGCATGGAAAAAATTAA
- a CDS encoding antibiotic biosynthesis monooxygenase family protein, which translates to MIVKVIIKRDVTDGKEKDFFAHLKNLRFNAMDQKGYISGETLICAEKTNKVMVISKWEKLEDWNNWRNSKKRMELDGRLSKLQDNPTIYEPYVFSKYKMAAEQGFPLPLQDQQL; encoded by the coding sequence ATGATTGTAAAAGTTATAATCAAAAGGGACGTAACCGATGGAAAGGAAAAAGATTTTTTTGCACATCTTAAAAATCTGCGTTTCAATGCAATGGATCAAAAAGGATATATTTCAGGAGAAACACTTATTTGTGCGGAAAAAACAAACAAAGTGATGGTGATCAGCAAATGGGAAAAACTTGAAGACTGGAACAATTGGAGAAACAGCAAAAAAAGAATGGAATTGGATGGCAGGCTCAGTAAACTTCAGGACAACCCGACAATTTACGAACCATATGTTTTCAGCAAATATAAGATGGCTGCCGAACAGGGTTTCCCACTCCCACTCCAGGATCAACAATTGTAA
- a CDS encoding rhomboid family intramembrane serine protease: protein MKIKYNAPVILTYAIFSICVLTFLSNEILAQYLSSPANLSFSNLYFYLRSVSYIAGHVGWNHLIGNLMIILLVGPLLEEKYGSGKLLEMILITAISTALLNAFLFSNSLIGGSGIAFMLILLSSFSNIKSKEIPLTFIVIAVLFVGSEVVSTLKIDRISQFSHLAGGFIGAGYGFVRSCRK, encoded by the coding sequence ATGAAGATCAAATACAACGCACCTGTAATTTTGACCTATGCGATATTCTCGATATGTGTTTTGACGTTTTTGAGCAATGAAATTTTAGCACAATATCTTTCTTCCCCTGCCAATTTATCATTCTCAAACCTGTATTTTTATCTCAGATCAGTGTCTTATATTGCCGGTCATGTCGGTTGGAATCATCTCATTGGAAATCTGATGATAATTCTTCTTGTCGGCCCTTTGCTTGAAGAAAAATACGGTTCCGGTAAGCTGTTAGAGATGATCTTGATCACAGCAATATCCACAGCATTATTAAACGCTTTTTTATTCTCAAATTCTCTTATAGGTGGCAGCGGCATAGCATTCATGCTGATTTTGCTCAGTTCTTTTTCAAACATCAAATCCAAAGAGATACCCTTGACATTTATAGTGATTGCAGTGCTTTTTGTTGGGTCTGAAGTGGTTTCGACTTTAAAAATAGACAGGATCTCACAATTCAGCCACCTCGCCGGAGGATTTATTGGGGCGGGTTATGGATTTGTTCGAAGCTGTAGAAAATGA
- a CDS encoding dodecin family protein yields the protein MEKSVYKLIEVVGFSETSWEDAAKVAVAAVDKSVRDIRVAEVVKMDMRLEDNRIVGYRTKLKVSFKLE from the coding sequence ATGGAAAAAAGTGTTTACAAATTAATTGAAGTCGTAGGATTTTCTGAAACTTCCTGGGAAGATGCCGCAAAGGTTGCTGTTGCAGCGGTTGACAAATCTGTTCGTGACATACGCGTAGCAGAGGTGGTTAAGATGGATATGCGTTTGGAGGATAACAGAATTGTTGGTTACCGTACCAAATTAAAAGTTTCATTTAAACTTGAATAA
- a CDS encoding sigma-54-dependent transcriptional regulator: MDNKIRIMIVDDELIVRESLLTWFEKYGHEMDTAASGLEALEKLEQKPFQVMFVDIKMPGMDGLELLEKVKEEYPEIMVVIITAYGSIESAVKAMRTGASDYLLKPFKPRQLSLVMERIFRQQKITSDYYYLKGHLEQITRFDNIIGQSAPMKKLYSLIPEVAQSDSSVLITGETGTGKELVAKAIHAKSPRAELPFIAINCGALPDTLMESELFGHKKGAFTGATHARKGFLEIVSGGTLFLDEIGDISAKMQIDLLRVLEDKKIFSVGSKTPVAVDFRLISATRQNLENRIMDGVFREDFYYRINVIKIHLPTLRERKDDIELLTVHFMEKYSHETTKHVNRIKPDAITLLKSYDWPGNVRELENAIERAVVLSKSRTLGAGDFSFLQPARAAITIEQTLKAVQKEHILRILDEQDWQITRSAEILGINRVTLHKIIKRDNLKKRT, translated from the coding sequence ATGGATAATAAAATTAGAATCATGATTGTGGATGACGAGCTGATTGTTCGGGAATCTCTTTTGACATGGTTTGAAAAATACGGCCATGAAATGGATACTGCCGCTTCCGGTTTAGAAGCTCTGGAGAAACTTGAACAAAAGCCTTTTCAGGTAATGTTTGTGGATATTAAAATGCCGGGTATGGATGGCCTTGAACTGCTTGAGAAAGTAAAAGAGGAATACCCGGAGATCATGGTGGTGATCATTACCGCCTACGGTTCCATTGAAAGCGCGGTAAAAGCGATGCGCACCGGCGCCAGCGACTATTTGCTTAAACCTTTCAAGCCACGCCAGCTGTCACTGGTGATGGAACGGATCTTCCGACAGCAGAAAATCACATCGGATTATTATTATTTAAAAGGACATCTGGAACAGATCACCCGGTTTGATAACATCATCGGCCAGTCAGCACCCATGAAAAAACTGTATTCATTAATCCCGGAAGTGGCGCAGAGTGATTCGTCCGTTTTGATCACCGGGGAAACCGGTACGGGAAAAGAACTGGTGGCAAAAGCCATCCATGCCAAAAGCCCAAGGGCAGAGCTTCCCTTTATTGCCATCAACTGCGGCGCACTGCCGGACACGCTCATGGAAAGTGAATTGTTCGGGCATAAAAAAGGGGCGTTTACCGGGGCGACACATGCCAGAAAAGGCTTTCTGGAAATAGTTTCCGGCGGCACCCTGTTTTTGGATGAAATCGGTGATATCAGTGCAAAAATGCAGATAGATCTACTCCGGGTACTGGAGGACAAAAAAATATTCAGCGTTGGCAGCAAGACACCTGTTGCGGTTGATTTCCGCCTTATTTCAGCTACCCGGCAAAACCTTGAGAACCGCATCATGGACGGGGTGTTCAGGGAAGATTTCTATTACCGCATTAACGTGATAAAAATCCATTTGCCAACCTTGCGGGAGCGGAAAGATGATATTGAACTTCTAACGGTGCATTTCATGGAAAAATACAGCCATGAAACAACGAAACATGTGAACAGGATCAAACCGGATGCCATCACGCTGTTGAAATCTTACGACTGGCCGGGAAATGTCAGGGAACTGGAAAATGCCATTGAACGCGCCGTTGTGTTGAGTAAATCCCGGACTCTCGGTGCCGGGGATTTTTCATTTCTGCAGCCGGCACGGGCAGCCATAACTATTGAACAGACATTAAAGGCTGTACAAAAAGAACATATACTTCGGATACTGGATGAACAGGACTGGCAGATTACCCGGTCGGCAGAGATCCTTGGCATAAACCGCGTGACGCTCCATAAAATCATTAAACGGGACAATTTAAAAAAACGTACATGA
- a CDS encoding YheU family protein: protein MKAVKIPYDQLNPDTLHGVIEEFVTRDGTDYGEIEVPLETRISQVLAQLKTQKAVIVFDHDSETCTILRSDDPVLKKLKD, encoded by the coding sequence ATGAAAGCTGTTAAAATCCCATATGATCAGTTGAACCCTGACACGCTTCATGGCGTTATTGAAGAGTTTGTCACCCGTGACGGCACGGATTATGGAGAAATTGAGGTTCCCCTGGAAACCAGAATTTCCCAGGTGCTTGCCCAACTCAAAACCCAAAAAGCTGTTATTGTTTTTGACCATGATTCTGAAACCTGCACGATTTTGAGAAGCGATGACCCTGTTTTAAAAAAACTTAAAGATTAA